A portion of the Bdellovibrio sp. ArHS genome contains these proteins:
- a CDS encoding PA14 domain-containing protein: MEKYIVLMVLLFSFSAQAGGPKKDARYERGLLKKIKCSYSGVNRAPASKPLENVVFEDPANTVCDPLSQNSGATPDSGLLGKLILRTPEMGKKISGVMDYYNKGQKLDAKLYFSDVNVPTTPFTSGFKNVNGDVLVDAQGNKLIEHFAIEYTSVLKLSAADKEGHYEIATLSDDGSRVFIKENNQWNEIINNDGDHSTRMGCAFRTVELKRDSEVPIKILYYQGPRYHIANVLIWKYHKKAQSWKNPNHHSLCGVSSNNYFFNANSGKKMLAMKFLEQTGWSVIAAANYKMPAQTTNPCPVEEPPVELALTDFQVVSAMAPTAVLSWKTNLPTNSQLRILNVYTGEEILTPLDANLVTDHTVTLDGLVHGIYYLAQAISEDKDGRKVISSQIVLLP, encoded by the coding sequence ATGGAAAAGTATATTGTATTGATGGTACTGCTTTTCTCGTTTTCCGCGCAGGCAGGCGGGCCGAAGAAAGACGCCCGCTATGAACGTGGTTTACTGAAAAAAATTAAATGCTCCTATTCAGGAGTAAATCGGGCTCCAGCATCCAAGCCTCTTGAAAACGTCGTATTTGAGGATCCGGCGAATACGGTCTGTGATCCTCTATCGCAAAATTCCGGCGCCACTCCGGACAGTGGTCTTTTGGGTAAATTAATTCTTAGAACGCCAGAGATGGGTAAAAAGATTTCTGGTGTCATGGACTATTACAACAAGGGGCAGAAACTAGACGCGAAGCTTTATTTTTCGGACGTGAATGTGCCTACAACTCCTTTCACGTCAGGTTTCAAAAATGTCAACGGTGACGTCTTAGTGGACGCCCAAGGCAATAAACTGATCGAACATTTTGCGATTGAATACACTTCTGTCTTAAAGCTGTCAGCGGCTGATAAAGAGGGGCACTATGAAATTGCCACACTGTCTGACGACGGCTCCCGTGTCTTTATTAAAGAGAACAACCAGTGGAACGAAATCATCAACAATGATGGCGATCATTCCACGCGTATGGGGTGTGCTTTTCGTACCGTCGAATTGAAGCGTGATTCTGAAGTGCCTATCAAAATTCTTTATTATCAAGGACCTCGCTATCATATCGCGAATGTTCTGATCTGGAAGTATCATAAGAAGGCTCAATCTTGGAAAAATCCCAACCATCATTCACTTTGTGGTGTGTCCTCGAACAACTACTTCTTCAATGCCAATAGCGGCAAGAAAATGCTGGCAATGAAGTTCTTGGAACAAACAGGTTGGTCTGTTATTGCTGCTGCTAACTACAAGATGCCGGCCCAGACCACAAATCCCTGTCCCGTGGAAGAACCTCCCGTTGAGCTGGCTTTGACAGACTTCCAGGTTGTTTCAGCGATGGCTCCTACCGCGGTTTTGAGTTGGAAAACGAATTTGCCGACGAACAGTCAGCTAAGAATTTTGAATGTCTATACGGGTGAAGAGATCCTTACGCCGTTGGATGCCAATCTGGTCACGGATCACACGGTCACACTAGATGGACTGGTTCATGGTATTTACTACCTGGCTCAGGCCATTTCCGAGGATAAGGATGGCCGTAAGGTGATAAGCTCCCAAATTGTTCTATTGCCATAA
- a CDS encoding long-chain fatty acid--CoA ligase, protein MTKPTTLGHSILSMRSRNPEHVAVKFKIKDTWHSKSWAEYYRDIENIGAALLALGVKEGDRVAIMANTRYEWAVTDLAIFGIKAITVPIYQNNTAEDVEFILNNCGARLLICESRGPLKTFESIKSNCPLVEKLVVFENTCPNPEAVTWKRMHELGEAYLKKHPDCYRTPCETLKPEDMATILYTSGTTGRPKGVVLTHLQAFSEVSEAFPFAGANEKDVTLSFLPYAHILGRIEHWGHLYIGFTMAFAESLEKIRGNLTEIKPTLLVSVPRIFEKIYAAIWAQVQTQPLKMKVFTWALDVGRQVGEYKLSGQILPLDLLLKYELARKLVLGKITEAFGGRLRFAISGGAPISKDIALFFHSAGILILEGYGLTETTAAVTVNTPFNYRFGSVGRPIGEVKIKIADDGEILVKSDKVMKEYYNNPEATKEVFTDGWFHTGDIGEILPGGDLKITDRKKDLIKTAGGKYVAPQKLDGLLKLSPYVAHVHIHGDQKKYIIALITLDRPTVENLAKEKNISYADWNSLVNSPFVQEIARKAVSDANAHLASYETIKRYAVLPNEFTIEGGELTPSLKVKRKVLDQKFKDQIEELYS, encoded by the coding sequence ATGACGAAGCCAACCACGTTGGGACATTCTATTCTTTCCATGCGCAGTCGCAATCCTGAGCACGTGGCCGTTAAGTTTAAAATTAAAGATACTTGGCATTCCAAATCCTGGGCAGAGTACTACCGGGATATTGAAAATATTGGTGCAGCCCTCTTAGCTTTAGGAGTCAAAGAAGGCGACCGCGTCGCCATCATGGCCAATACACGTTATGAATGGGCCGTTACAGACTTGGCCATTTTTGGCATTAAAGCCATCACGGTTCCCATCTATCAAAACAACACCGCCGAAGACGTGGAGTTCATTTTGAATAATTGTGGCGCACGCCTTTTGATATGCGAAAGCCGGGGCCCGCTTAAAACATTTGAATCTATTAAAAGCAATTGCCCCCTGGTTGAAAAACTTGTCGTCTTTGAAAACACCTGCCCGAATCCCGAGGCCGTTACCTGGAAAAGAATGCATGAGTTGGGCGAGGCCTATCTGAAAAAGCACCCCGACTGCTATCGCACACCGTGCGAAACTTTAAAACCGGAAGACATGGCAACAATACTGTACACCTCCGGAACAACCGGGCGCCCCAAGGGCGTGGTCTTAACCCACCTTCAGGCATTCAGTGAAGTCTCTGAAGCTTTTCCATTCGCCGGTGCTAACGAAAAGGATGTCACGCTCAGTTTTCTGCCTTACGCCCATATTCTTGGCCGCATCGAACATTGGGGTCATCTTTATATTGGCTTCACGATGGCCTTTGCGGAAAGTCTGGAAAAAATCCGTGGTAATCTAACGGAAATAAAGCCGACGCTGCTGGTTTCCGTGCCGCGTATTTTTGAAAAGATCTATGCAGCTATCTGGGCGCAAGTGCAAACTCAACCTCTTAAAATGAAAGTCTTCACTTGGGCGTTGGATGTGGGACGCCAAGTGGGCGAATACAAACTCAGCGGGCAGATTTTACCTTTGGACTTGTTGCTCAAATATGAATTGGCACGCAAGCTTGTCCTAGGAAAAATCACTGAAGCTTTCGGCGGTCGTTTGCGTTTTGCTATTAGTGGCGGCGCTCCGATATCCAAAGACATCGCGCTTTTCTTTCACTCTGCGGGCATCTTGATTTTGGAAGGCTATGGGTTGACCGAAACGACCGCTGCGGTGACCGTGAATACGCCCTTCAACTATCGTTTCGGTTCCGTGGGACGCCCCATCGGTGAAGTGAAAATTAAAATCGCGGACGATGGCGAAATTCTGGTTAAAAGCGATAAGGTCATGAAAGAATACTACAACAATCCGGAAGCCACCAAAGAGGTTTTCACAGACGGTTGGTTTCATACGGGGGACATCGGCGAAATTCTTCCTGGTGGCGACTTAAAAATCACCGATCGCAAGAAAGATCTTATTAAAACAGCCGGTGGGAAATACGTGGCTCCACAAAAACTGGATGGTCTTCTGAAGCTGTCTCCGTATGTGGCGCATGTGCACATTCACGGCGATCAAAAGAAATACATTATTGCTCTGATCACTTTAGACCGTCCGACCGTCGAGAATCTTGCCAAAGAAAAGAACATCAGTTATGCAGACTGGAATTCCTTGGTGAACTCCCCGTTTGTTCAAGAGATCGCTCGCAAAGCCGTTAGCGACGCCAATGCCCATCTGGCGAGCTATGAAACCATAAAAAGGTACGCGGTCCTTCCGAATGAGTTTACCATTGAAGGCGGCGAACTCACCCCTTCTTTAAAGGTCAAACGTAAAGTCTTGGATCAGAAATTCAAGGACCAGATCGAGGAACTTTACTCTTAA